The following are encoded together in the Ornithodoros turicata isolate Travis unplaced genomic scaffold, ASM3712646v1 ctg00001033.1, whole genome shotgun sequence genome:
- the LOC135376109 gene encoding death-associated protein kinase 1-like, translated as MGTHTDDPDIDDVDTEMIDDDGNTKLLIEAEEGNVEAVKIHLSHSSVCFTDEGENTALHWSARKGHTNLVKLLIPFYTSVDVINVNRMTPMHVCASNGHLDIVKLLLLRSRLSSRDKGGRTPLDLACESGAVDIVNFLLPHSFPNMGDGFGYTCCAFSAKRSKMNVLRCLIPHSLMNCPDCIGQSLTQTCANYYMREELVTLLPYSCDDDGANLLPPHQLSFWEDDISIIRTPCLKHMVLHSSVTAVDACFRETPNYIGMCNVFIDPILRRKKTERSLFLNYISLLLPHASISAYEDKGKKLLKASPRACNIGPILAVSLAYYQTCVAQPIYWSNVTYIGCQSWTDM; from the coding sequence ATGGGCACACACACCGATGATCCCGACATTGACGATGTCGACACGGAAATGATCGACGACGATGGCAATACGAAGTTGCTAATAGAAGCAGAGGAAGGAAACGTGGAAGCTGTTAAGATTCATCTCTCACATTCATCCGTATGCTTTACAGACGAAGGAGAGAATACTGCATTGCACTGGAGCGCGAGGAAGGGACACACGAATCTGGTGAAGCTTCTCATTCCTTTTTATACATCAGTGGACGTGATCAATGTGAATCGAATGACGCCCATGCATGTGTGCGCCTCAAATGGACACCTGGACATTGTAAAGTTATTATTACTCCGCTCTAGATTGAGTTCCCGTGACAAGGGTGGAAGGACACCTCTTGACTTGGCCTGTGAAAGTGGTGCCGTTGATATCGTGAACTTCCTTCTTCCCCACTCATTCCCTAATATGGGCGACGGGTTCGGTTACACATGCTGCGCTTTTTCCGCAAAAAGAAGCAAAATGAATGTTCTGAGATGCCTTATCCCACACTCTCTTATGAACTGTCCTGACTGCATAGGCCAATCGCTAACGCAAACCTGTGCAAATTATTATATGAGAGAAGAACTGGTGACATTATTGCCATATTCTTGTGACGATGACGGTGCGAATTTATTGCCGCCTCACCAACTGTCGTTTTGGGAGGACGATATCAGTATAATAAGAACGCCTTGTCTGAAACATATGGTTCTCCACTCAAGTGTCACGGCAGTAGATGCGTGTTTCCGTGAAACACCCAACTACATTGGAATGTGTAATGTATTTATTGATCCAATCCTGCGTCGAAAAAAGACTGAGAGATCACTATTCCTGAATTATATTTCTCTCTTGCTTCCGCACGCAAGTATTTCTGCTTATGAGGATAAAGGCAAGAAACTATTAAAAGCTTCACCACGGGcttgcaacattggaccaatattggcagtttcATTGGCGTATTACCAGACCTGTGTTGCACAGCCTATATACTGGAGCAACGTAACTTATATTGGCTGCCAATCTTGGACCGATATGTGA
- the LOC135376108 gene encoding uncharacterized protein LOC135376108 — MTSTSEFDLDLERSPQWEDVRKEMHEAIAAEDEARVLKCLDAATALKLWLDPDTKKSARYKAVKKKAFRIHGLLVSRECGLKNSKESSCYQHLTPLERAEIRRQQYYTTECDVSYIDYLKSKSESVTRCDDFGVRKEKMFKQLSSDELNRIILKVAATAPHLKIKFDYSSENVQGTTGSCSRAVIGLTYYEEQRVFVGGRAEEAVVWGTLIHELCHMALFLVYRNDGKPYYSDDTEREKQYKGILSNIKPRQNDLNLLTQQAFMDTNEEEELIVRIPHVLVQHGCDEGHRLLEREVPELLNFFKEHVIQDMREYIKSGIPSADAEKIREGNATLQRSLNIGKLNVKFEKPLKNSVWNKEPLHVLTGPDVRLLEIMVHNAVKSSGQPYLFFETSQKEWKDVLATYKCAFVLVRVRPNTELGMDLKFLSEVSSVTGAKVIFLVEDSGKSSLLEQVQNDTFFAAGLVEHNILEASLEHVAKSCKTEVFEKSRVELQGIYVSAFPEAMSIDTFLRCLDTAVFLNLCEHKNINLGPPLHELEEGVKNYYVERVFTRSVEIDLRECRMNDENEAFALLGCPHDCAAKLVPQGYEATHQDNLESFEKFVVLQEPRDYEALLLNNNYREKVVHLFRISESGEGLVWIKSNGPLSHLPMTGSDDYTTERLLNVPEKIVLVTGAPGMGKSVLASCLCTQLKSQDKKRWVLYVDLPQRMALVKTASPSLEYVADLCQVQRGGLEFVLFEESLDNGNPFKVVVMLDGFDEVNEECRNRVLELVQFLANKKVYKVYIFTRTVFKPRVQDALHTVSYDLVPFSDENQNEFLTKYRAQRETPSTRNDALPQKFQQLYSTLKEKNNTILETPLLLRMMAQMESGEITKSGDYSSLLNIADISGGRSIYTVHIYKMFVEYKHLVHRKEKVKEDIVLCATRGEHGAAQSSFYANHRLLAMKCIFPEDALEDLLNEDEFVQLDPEGSFIKRVANNSLKEGFVNGINDGGIPEFVHKTFAEFFAAHYLLEKARLRTKSSYWEKVVQLYGKEDYEGVMVLFDGLASESCPLHSAVINNDASYFEQRVIQTEEMLVVDELRRTPLHVAALHADKTTLKQLLTNGELIKNDLFQMSPFQYVELFFPWNAEGMAEWIERLRDVSFSRRLMIKNSMEHLLDRTPGIRERLNVLYSRCSEEAVKHSTEKLRSCESFQQKRHFLERVIFTAVIHDLRSVLDVYLSYVFPRESTGNLDRDTMDQLESRKERSLRCSAEPQAIEDLDDIRDYDNRTVPFYAKSEVVCKMLLPYCDMEILDQDGNTLLHISVKEGNLETTKFYLAHLSANSRNGHFQTPLHLSGDAEIVKLLLPLYPSVNVLDDEQQTPIDMCAKRHDFEAMKLLLLRTRTCGARHIRLNTTLHVASSSFNAHKAVTFLLPHTSAHLLNCKGETCLDVAFTAWKYLWISLSNVVRCLIPHSLVNSPETFGSSPLYIWKEGGGGKVMQILWPYLRHSDRRHAQRICRRCAYVDVHLNFQDEISCLKLLLLHLDVIAGDRYSRKLLHDIAKRNALHISLFQKEVNCINYVKLLQPHLNLNMQHYVESGVKMRTLLSQVWDGHTHR, encoded by the coding sequence ATGACTTCGACATCTGAATTTGATCTCGACTTGGAAAGGTCGCCACAGTGGGAAGACGTCAGGAAGGAAATGCACGAAGCCATTGCAGCGGAAGACGAGGCTCGTGTTCTAAAGTGCCTGGATGCTGCAACTGCATTGAAACTGTGGTTGGATCCTGACACAAAAAAGTCAGCTCGTTACAAAGCAGTTAAAAAGAAAGCCTTTCGTATTCATGGCCTCTTAGTCTCACGGGAATGTGGACTCAAGAACAGCAAAGAATCATCGTGTTACCAACATCTCACACCCCTTGAACGAGCTGAAATTCGACGGCAACAATATTACACCACAGAATGCGATGTCTCTTACATCGACTATTTGAAAAGCAAATCAGAAAGCGTCACCAGATGTGATGACTTCGGTGTACGAAAGGAGAAGATGTTTAAGCAGCTCTCAAGTGATGAATTAAACAGGATTATTCTCAAAGTGGCTGCAACAGCGCCGCATCTAAAAATAAAATTCGACTACAGCAGTGAAAACGTTCAAGGGACCACGGGAAGCTGCAGCAGAGCTGTCATCGGCCTTACTTACTACGAAGAACAAAGAGTTTTCGTCGGGGGCCGTGCTGAAGAAGCCGTAGTCTGGGGGACGCTTATCCACGAGTTATGTCATATGGCACTTTTTCTAGTGTATAGGAACGATGGCAAGCCTTATTACAGTGACGATACGGAGCGGGAAAAGCAATACAAGGGCATCCTGAGTAACATAAAACCGAGGCAAAATGATCTGAACCTTCTCACCCAGCAAGCTTTTATGGACACAAATGAAGAAGAAGAGTTAATTGTACGGATCCCTCACGTTCTAGTTCAACATGGTTGCGACGAAGGTCATAGGCTTCTGGAACGGGAAGTACCCGAACTACTAAATTTTTTCAAggaacatgtcatccaggaCATGCGAGAATACATTAAGAGTGGAATCCCCTCTGCAGACGCAGAAAAGATCAGAGAAGGAAACGCCACACTCCAAAGATCTCTCAACATTGGCAAACTTAACGTCAAATTCGAGAAACCATTAAAGAACAGTGTGTGGAACAAAGAGCCCCTTCACGTACTTACGGGTCCAGACGTAAGGCTTCTGGAAATAATGGTTCACAACGCAGTGAAATCTTCAGGCCAGCCATACTTGTTTTTCGAAACATCCCAGAAGGAGTGGAAAGATGTGTTAGCGACCTACAAATGTGCATTTGTGCTCGTGAGGGTCCGCCCCAACACAGAGTTAGGAATGGATCTCAAATTTCTGAGTGAAGTGTCCAGTGTGACTGGAGCGAAAGTCATCTTCCTTGTGGAAGACAGCGGCAAATCTTCCTTGTTGGAGcaagtgcaaaacgacacattCTTTGCCGCTGGACTTGTAGAGCATAACATCCTTGAAGCGAGTTTGGAGCATGTCGCGAAGAGCTGCAAAACAGAAGTTTTTGAAAAATCTCGCGTAGAACTTCAGGGCATTTATGTTTCCGCCTTTCCTGAAGCAATGAGTATCGACACATTCTTACGTTGCCTGGACACTGCGGTTTTCCTAAACCTCTGTGAGCATAAGAACATTAACCTGGGACCTCCCCTTCATGAACTAGAAGAAGGTGTTAAGAACTATTATGTGGAGCGAGTGTTTACAAGGAGTGTGGAAATTGACTTGAGAGAGTGCCGAATGAACGACGAGAATGAGGCTTTCGCACTTCTGGGGTGTCCGCATGATTGTGCTGCAAAACTTGTACCTCAAGGTTACGAGGCAACACATCAGGATAATTTAGAGAGTTTTGAAAAATTTGTAGTCCTTCAGGAGCCACGTGACTATGAAGCTCTCCTACTAAATAATAATTACAGGGAGAAGGTAGTGCATCTGTTCCGGATCAGTGAATCCGGTGAGGGACTGGTGTGGATTAAATCAAATGGCCCTCTCAGTCACCTTCCAATGACGGGAAGTGACGATTACACAACAGAGAGGTTGCTGAACGTGCCCGAGAAGATCGTCCTCGTCACTGGCGCACCTGGTATGGGAAAGAGTGTGTTGGCATCTTGCTTGTGTACACAGTTAAAAAGTCAAGACAAGAAGAGGTGGGTGCTCTACGTCGACCTTCCTCAGAGAATGGCATTAGTGAAAACTGCGTCGCCTAGTTTGGAATATGTAGCGGATCTGTGCCAAGTACAAAGAGGTGGTCTGGAGTTCGTTTTGTTTGAAGAAAGCTTGGACAATGGGAACCCTTTCAAGGTCGTAGTCATGTTGGATGGCTTCGATGAAGTCAACGAGGAATGCCGCAACCGTGTGCTGGAACTTGTACAGTTTCTAGCTAACAAAAAAGTTTACAAGGTGTACATTTTTACTCGCACTGTGTTTAAGCCCCGTGTACAAGATGCCTTACACACAGTGTCATATGATCTGGTTCCCTTTTCTGATGAAAACCAGAATGAATTCCTCACAAAATATAGGGCCCAAAGAGAAACTCCGTCCACCAGGAATGACGCACTTCCGCAAAAATTCCAGCAACTGTACTCGACCTTGAAGGAGAAAAACAATACAATCCTGGAAACCCCTCTCCTACTTCGTATGATGGCTCAGATGGAGAGTGGAGAAATCACGAAGTCGGGCGATTACTCTTCGCTGCTTAATATTGCTGACATCTCCGGTGGCAGAAGTATATACACTGTACACATCTACAAGATGTTTGTCGAGTACAAGCATCTTGTGCACCGAAAAGAAAAGGTGAAGGAAGACATCGTCCTATGTGCCACGCGAGGGGAGCACGGAGCAGCGCAGTCTTCATTCTACGCAAACCATCGTCTCCTCGCTATGAAGTGTATATTTCCTGAGGATGCCTTGGAAGACTTATTGAATGAAGACGAATTCGTGCAGTTAGATCCAGAAGGAAGTTTCATCAAACGCGTAGCGAACAATTCTCTCAAAGAAGGTTTTGTGAATGGCATTAACGATGGAGGAATTCCCGAGTTCGTTCATAAGACTTTCGCCGAATTTTTCGCAGCTCACTACCTCCTGGAGAAGGCAAGGCTAAGAACGAAATCGAGCTATTGGGAAAAGGTAGTACAACTGTATGGTAAAGAAGACTACGAGGGTGTAATGGTGCTGTTCGACGGACTGGCGTCAGAGTCCTGTCCACTTCACTCTGCTGTGATAAACAACGACGCTTCTTATTTTGAGCAACGTGTTATTCAAACAGAAGAAATGCTCGTTGTCGATGAACTCCGAAGGACGCCATTGCACGTAGCTGCCCTGCATGCTGACAAAACGACATTGAAACAGCTGCTAACGAATGGTGAACTAATCAAGAATGATTTGTTTCAAATGTCGCCATTCCAGTACGTGGAACTCTTTTTCCCATGGAACGCAGAGGGGATGGCAGAGTGGATTGAACGTTTGCGGGATGTGTCTTTTTCACGACGTTTGATGATTAAGAATTCTATGGAACATTTGCTGGATAGGACTCCAGGTATCAGGGAGAGACTCAACGTATTGTACTCTCGATGCAGTGAGGAAGCAGTGAAACATTCTACCGAAAAGCTGCGCTCATGTGAATCCTTCCagcaaaagagacattttctAGAGCGAGTTATATTCACAGCTGTGATACACGACCTACGAAGCGTTTTAGACGTGTATCTGAGCTATGTGTTCCCGAGAGAGAGTACAGGAAATCTAGACAGAGACACGATGGACCAATTAGAATCACGCAAGGAACGAAGCTTGAGATGTTCTGCAGAGCCTCAGGCAATTGAAGATCTCGATGATATCAGAGACTATGACAACAGAACTGTTCCTTTTTACGCAAAGTCGGAGGTTGTGTGTAAAATGCTCCTTCCTTACTGCGATATGGAAATTCTTGATCAGGATGGAAACACACTGTTGCACATTAGTGTGAAAGAAGGAAATCTGGAGACAACAAAGTTTTACCTCGCACATTTATCCGCTAACAGTAGAAATGGACACTTTCAAACTCCTTTGCACTTGAGTGGAGATGCAGAGATTGTGAAGCTACTTCTTCCTCTTTATCCCTCAGTGAATGTTCTCGATGATGAGCAACAAACTCCGATAGATATGTGTGCAAAGAGACATGATTTTGAGGCCATGAAGTTGTTACTCCTTCGCACTCGTACATGTGGAGCACGTCATATCAGACTGAACACAACGCTTCATGTGGCTTCGAGCTCATTTAATGCCCATAAAGCTGTGACGTTTCTTCTACCTCACACAAGTGCGCACCTGCTTAACTGCAAAGGAGAAACGTGCTTAGACGTTGCTTTCACAGCTTGGAAATATTTGTGGATTTCGCTGTCCAACGTTGTGAGGTGTCTCATCCCACACTCGCTCGTAAACTCACCTGAAACGTTCGGCTCATCACCGTTGTACATCTGGAAGGAAGGTGGTGGAGGGAAAGTGATGCAAATTCTATGGCCTTATTTGCGACACAGTGACCGTAGGCATGCACAGAGGATCTGCAGAAGATGTGCGTATGTGGATGTGCATTTGAATTTCCAAGATGAAATTTCGTGTCTGAAACTTCTCCTCCTCCATTTAGATGTCATCGCAGGTGATCGTTATAGCCGTAAACTGCTGCATGATATTGCCAAGCGCAATGCGCTTCACATTAGCTTATTTCAAAAAGAAGTAAATTGCATTAATTACGTGAAGCTGTTACAGCCGCATTTAAATCTCAATATGCAGCATTATGTAGAAAGTGGAGTAAAAATGAGGACATTGTTAAGTCAAGTCTGGGATGGGCACACACACCGATGA